The window ATGAAATTCAAATTAAGCCGTTAAGAGTGTGGTCAGATGATAGCATTTATGGAGCTATTATCCTGGGATTTATTGCCCAGTTATTCATATCGCTGATGCGATATGAATTTGAGGACCTGAAACATAGGTCTACAAAATTCATCAAAAAAAGCTTGAAGAATTTGACACTTACAGTCAATTTCTTGAAAAATGGGGTCAAACAGTATATTTTCGCTAATTTTGACAAGATCAATAGCTTGTTTGTAGCAAGAATGAGTGAGATTTCGTAGAATTTGTAATAATATTTTTTATATTAATGTTATCTGTCAAACTCATTTGGGCTTAAAATCAAGGAGATTATTCTCTGAGATTAGTGGATACTATCAAAATTGTAGATACAATTTAAAATTTTATACAGATTTCGATGTTAGTTATGAATTTTCATTTTTTCAAATTAGATTGTATCTCAGCAAGGCGTTTCTTGTGACTTTGCACTGTCTTAGTTATAGAAATCTGTCAAATTTAGGGTCTAACATGAACGTTAACAGATTCCTTAACCGAATACAAATGGGCTTCATTCAACTTAAAATCTAAAACCTCAAAGACTTGTCTATTGTTCCCGATAAGAGATCCGTAAATGCCGCAAAGCCCTGAGAGCTGGAAGGACTTTTAATGGTTCTGAGTCTTAAGCTGAAGATTAAGAGACTTCATATACCCTTACAAGTTCAGGTGGATACTTGTGATAGGATTATAATTAAATCAATGACATCGACTTATACACCGCATCAATAGGACCCTCATAAAACGAAATCTGGAACTTACTGAATAAATCCGGCGGCACTGTCGCAATCTTCCCCGCAGAAGCAATCGGAATCAGAACTCTCTTCGCCCCAGCATCAAGACAGACCTGTAAAAGGCCTGCCAGGTTTTCAATTACAGCTACAGAGCCTCCGATCGTCATACTTCCGAGGATTGCGGTCTGTTCCTGAAGCGACCTTTCCAATGCTCCTGAACAGAGGCTGATGAAAGCTGCAAGGGCAAGTTCTTCGGACATGCCAACTCCATAGAGGTCCTGGACATGCAAAAAGTAGTCTTTTTCTTTTACGGAGATGCTCTGGCTTATGGATTTTGCGTTGGCTCTGAAGTAATTGAAAGCTGTTTTTATTGACTCTTTTGCTTGAGAATTTGAACCTGTGCCTGATCTTTCATATTTTCCCGAGCCGGATACAACCTGGACTTCAAACTTGTAGGCCCCGATTTTGCCAGATTCTGTAGCAGCAACTGCATAGGCTTCTCCAGGCTTTGTGATGCCTGCGGGGATAATCTTGTTTCCACCGCTTTCGGGCACGGAAACGAAGGCTTCTTTCAGGTTTTCATTGTCAATGTAGGAGAAATTCACATCGAATAACTCGATTCCTCCTATTTTTTTCAGCTGCTCTTTCACACGCCTTCGACCTACGAGAGCATATTCAAGGATCTCCTGCGCCTGCTCTCTGGTGATATTCTCATCCGGGTAGATGAGTTTCATAAGGCCTGAGAAGGTCTTTTTAACCGCAATTACATCACGCTGGTTCAGGTTGTTCCCGAGCTTAAAGAACCTGTTTATATTGTCGGCGTAGGACCGCTTCCTCATTTCCCGGAAGAATTCTGCAATGTAGTCAACTATGAATCCGTACCTGTCTGTAAAGTGTTCAGGCCTGAACTTCGGGATTTCCCAGCCAGGGATGTAATAGTGCATCCTGTCGAAAAAGGCGGTATCGCTGTTCATGGCGTCCGGGAAGGGGGAAAAGAGGTTTGAAGTCTTTATTAAGGACTCTATACTCTGGTTGACATTTCCAACAAAGACGATTGACGCGTTTGCATTCTTTTGCTCTTTTCCCCTTGCGAAAGAGCCGGAGGCCATGTAGTCTTTGAGGATCTGTATTCCGTCTTTGTCTTTGAAACGGATTCCTGCAACTTCATCAAATGCAACAACGTCCCAGAACCCCACAAGCCCTACCTGTCGGGTGGACATGTTGTAGAAGAGGTTTGCAACTGTGGTCTGCCCCCCGGAGATCAGGATTGTGTTTGGGGAAATTTCCTTGTAAACGTGAGATTTTCCTGTGCTTTTCGGGCCGAGTTCGCAGAGGTTGTAGTTATTTTCGACAAGAGGAACGAGCCTTTCGAGCATATGCCATTTTGTGGGAGTTTCAAGCTGGGTGGGCTCCATCCCAATGCTTCTCATCAGGACGTCGATCCACTCATCTTTAGTAAAGTTCTTCCTTTCCACCAGGATTTCCTGGAGGTTCATATTAGGGATCTGGATGGGTTTCAGGCTGGAAATGATGAATGGCGAAGAAGCTGATTCTGTAGAGTACTCCATCTTGATCATGCACCAGATTCCGCCGCCTAGAAGCTTGTCGTATTTTATTACATAATCAGAGTTAATCTCAATGCTTTTGAGCCCGAGGTTGGAGAAAGTAGCTTCGTAGATGTCTCTCCTTTCATTGAGCACGACGGTGATCTTGTCGATAACCGTGTAATAGCCGGTCTCCCTGATCCTTGACTTGATCTTTTCAGCTTCATCAGGCCGGACATAGTTCTGGGACAGGATATTTTTTACTATCTGGATGCCTTCCTGGATCACTTCTTCGTCATCGTCAGCACAGTAAGAGCCGAGAAGGTATTCCAGCACGTAGACAGGGACGTTGTGCCCGACCTTCAGCAGTTTTGTGAGGTCTTTTCTCACAACCCTGCCGGAGAAGTACTGATTTAATTTTCGGTCTGTTTCAAGGCTTACTGTTTCGAGATCTGCTTCAACCATTTTATCCTGTCCCTAAAAACTTTTTTTATTCCAGAATCTTTATGCCTGATTCCCTTTTTCAATTTAAAAGTCATCAAAATCGCCGATCAAAAGGTCAAGTTCGAATGGAATCCGGGAAATATCTTTGATTTCATTTGTGTCTTCATCAATCAATCTAAGGTAATATGTTTTATTTTCAAGACCGTTGCCAAGGGTAAGTATAACAGTGTACTGCCTTTCTTCAGGCTCATCGGCTTCACTGTTGACAATAACGGTTTTTTCGTCACTGACCATTTTTTCCTGCTCACCGTCAATATCCCATAATGAAGCCCTGAAGGTACGGGGTTTCAGCTTATCAGTCACTTTTTCGGTCTGGAAAATCTTTACTTTAAACTTGCTGCTTGTGATCTTTTTCCGGTCATTTATTACCGAGATGTTGACTTTGCCGTATTTGATGCCTTTCTTTTCGAGGGTTTTTTCATTCCGTCGGTGGGTATATGTCAGGACCGGAATGACAATCTCCTGGGGAGAGGCTCCTCCATGCACGAAGTTAAGTCCTCCTCCCTGAAGTTTGAATCTGAGGTCGGTTTTTGGGACATAGGCAAAGAGGGGGGGATGGTCCTTGCCGAGAATATGGCGCATGTCAAAGCTGTGTATATTATTCAGTGAATTCTCCGGTTTATTCAGTGAATTCTCCGGTGAATTCTCCGGTGAATTATCCGGTGCAAGCTCCTGGTCACTAAGGATAAATCTCTTTGTGGTATCAATTATGCGGGTTTTGTTAAACGATGAGGTTTCTACCTTATCCACATTTTCCATATCGTCTCTTCGGTACAGGAAACCATGATCTGCTGTGACAACTATATTTGTTGTGTTTAGAGCTTCACTCAAATATTTAACAAGTTTCTTGATTTCGAAAACTGTTTCTTCAACGGCATTGAAAACACTATTTTCTGAGGACTGTTTGTCGCCTACCGAATCTATTTTATCGTGGTAGATGTAGAGAACTCTTTTTCCTTTGACAAGTTCTCTTGCTTCATCTCTATTGTATTTCATGAAGTCTTCATAGCGAATTGCTAATGATTCAAGGCAACTGTTTTGAAGGATCTTTTTTCTGTTTTCAAGGCCATTAGAATTAATCCCATCAACAAAAATCTCTTTTCCTCTGTATTCCAGAGCGTTGTGAGGAAGTAAACTTGCCATTCCGAGTTTCGTGTATGAAGGTAAGACTCCTGCCATGTAGCTGAGTTCGGGAAGTCCCCATGTATCTTTGTTGAGGGTTTCAAAAAGCTCTACAGCTGCTTCATAGCGCAGTGCATCGGAAATGATAACTGCAACTTTACTCCGGTCATCTTTTTGCAGAATCTTGTTTACATGCCCTTTGTAGAAGTCCTTCTGGCTGTCTGCAAGCTCAATCTTCCACTGCCCATTGAGCTCGGAATCAATGAGGCTGCTCCATTTTAATATCAGTTTTCCGAGCAGCTTGTTAGTGTAAAGGTTTTCGACCTGAGGCCTCAGGTTTTTCTTCAGGATATCCTTTTCCTGCTCTTTGTCATAGTAATAGTAGAATTTCCTGTAGAGGTAATCGATCTGGTAGTAGGTCTTAGCATACGCTTTGAATAACTCATACAAACTGGGGGTGTTTTCAAGCGCATCAGCTGCTTTAGGATTATCATAGTATTCCCTGGCAAACCGGAAGAGCTTAACCGCATATTCAAGCGCATTGTAGATGTTTTCGTATTCGGAAAACCAGTGTTTTGTCCGGCGGGTATCGATCCAGGCAAGATGGTTTTTGAAGTCCTCTTCAGTTGAATCTACGGGGCTGTTCAGGGATTTGAGTATCTGAAGGATTACAGCCCTGTCAAAGGTTTCCACAGCTTCAGCTTCAAGGTAGGTCTGAACATCACGTTTATCAAGTTCTGCCTGCAGGTTATTTTCCAGATCCTGACCATTTTCTTCAAGCATTTCCCTGGTATATTTCTCAAACGTTTTGGAATCCCGTGAACTGTCCATCCAGTGCTTGAGGAAGATCTGGCACTCGTTTTCCTTCCGGTCAACATACTGGTCATAGCCTGCCAGGGAAATTCCGGAATACCGCTTTATGTGTGTGATCAGGAAACTCAGGAAAAGCTTCTTCAGGGTGGGATTTTTTGCTGAAAACCCAAAATCCTCTTCTGCCAGTTCCCAGAAGTTCTCCTCCATCCCGAACTTTGAGATATTCTCCCAGACCGGGTTTTCGGCTTCATCCAGGGATTTCAGCATGGTGTCCCTTACAATCTGTTTGAAATCAAGGGCCTGTGTCTTTGAAAAAACAGCCAGCATACCCAGAATGAACTCTTTTTCCCGCCAGTCCCGCTGGTGGAGCTTCTTTAAGGGCTGAACTCTTTCTTTCTGGTTGCCAAAGAATTTCTCGTATTTAGTGAAGAAGTCGTCCAATTCATGCCCATCGATTTCAAACTCACTTTTGATGTCCGAAATCCGGCTATTTTCAAATCTGGAAGAGTAGAGCTGGATATCAAAAAGCCAGTTATCTTCATGTGCCCTTTCCTTTTCCGGGCAGTATATGAGGTAGTTTGATTCCAGGTCTTCGATTTCAAGGAGCTTTTTAGTTTCAAAATAGTTATTGTCAAGGATATGGAATTTGATTGCCTGCCCTTCCAGGATCTGAATTATTTCTTCAAGTTCTTCTCCGGGAGCCTGTTTCTCCTGGTCCCAGGCGGTTTTGTCCCTGTCGTACCAGAAAACTATTTTTCTTTTCTCATAGTCTTTCAGTTCTGAAGGGGAGAATTTTTTGAGTATACTCAGGCTTGTTTTTTCTACGTTGACCATGAAAATCCATATCCTTTTTGTAATTACTAATTTTCTTGAGCTAATTATTCATTTCTAACTTCCCTAATTTCCCATCCTGCTTCTCGTAGAAATTCTTCATACCCAGAAATACTATTTTCATGTGCAGCTACGCATAGTAAACAAGTTGGTCTCGTCATGCCTACGTAGGCTACTTTAAGTGACATATTATGAACACTATTTGGATTGCCATTTCCTTCTGCAAGATACTTTATTAGTCGTCCAACGTCGTAATCTCTGTAATAAGTTTCAAGATAAAGTGTTG is drawn from Methanosarcina lacustris Z-7289 and contains these coding sequences:
- the brxL gene encoding protease Lon-related BREX system protein BrxL is translated as MVEADLETVSLETDRKLNQYFSGRVVRKDLTKLLKVGHNVPVYVLEYLLGSYCADDDEEVIQEGIQIVKNILSQNYVRPDEAEKIKSRIRETGYYTVIDKITVVLNERRDIYEATFSNLGLKSIEINSDYVIKYDKLLGGGIWCMIKMEYSTESASSPFIISSLKPIQIPNMNLQEILVERKNFTKDEWIDVLMRSIGMEPTQLETPTKWHMLERLVPLVENNYNLCELGPKSTGKSHVYKEISPNTILISGGQTTVANLFYNMSTRQVGLVGFWDVVAFDEVAGIRFKDKDGIQILKDYMASGSFARGKEQKNANASIVFVGNVNQSIESLIKTSNLFSPFPDAMNSDTAFFDRMHYYIPGWEIPKFRPEHFTDRYGFIVDYIAEFFREMRKRSYADNINRFFKLGNNLNQRDVIAVKKTFSGLMKLIYPDENITREQAQEILEYALVGRRRVKEQLKKIGGIELFDVNFSYIDNENLKEAFVSVPESGGNKIIPAGITKPGEAYAVAATESGKIGAYKFEVQVVSGSGKYERSGTGSNSQAKESIKTAFNYFRANAKSISQSISVKEKDYFLHVQDLYGVGMSEELALAAFISLCSGALERSLQEQTAILGSMTIGGSVAVIENLAGLLQVCLDAGAKRVLIPIASAGKIATVPPDLFSKFQISFYEGPIDAVYKSMSLI
- the pglZ gene encoding BREX-1 system phosphatase PglZ type A, translating into MVNVEKTSLSILKKFSPSELKDYEKRKIVFWYDRDKTAWDQEKQAPGEELEEIIQILEGQAIKFHILDNNYFETKKLLEIEDLESNYLIYCPEKERAHEDNWLFDIQLYSSRFENSRISDIKSEFEIDGHELDDFFTKYEKFFGNQKERVQPLKKLHQRDWREKEFILGMLAVFSKTQALDFKQIVRDTMLKSLDEAENPVWENISKFGMEENFWELAEEDFGFSAKNPTLKKLFLSFLITHIKRYSGISLAGYDQYVDRKENECQIFLKHWMDSSRDSKTFEKYTREMLEENGQDLENNLQAELDKRDVQTYLEAEAVETFDRAVILQILKSLNSPVDSTEEDFKNHLAWIDTRRTKHWFSEYENIYNALEYAVKLFRFAREYYDNPKAADALENTPSLYELFKAYAKTYYQIDYLYRKFYYYYDKEQEKDILKKNLRPQVENLYTNKLLGKLILKWSSLIDSELNGQWKIELADSQKDFYKGHVNKILQKDDRSKVAVIISDALRYEAAVELFETLNKDTWGLPELSYMAGVLPSYTKLGMASLLPHNALEYRGKEIFVDGINSNGLENRKKILQNSCLESLAIRYEDFMKYNRDEARELVKGKRVLYIYHDKIDSVGDKQSSENSVFNAVEETVFEIKKLVKYLSEALNTTNIVVTADHGFLYRRDDMENVDKVETSSFNKTRIIDTTKRFILSDQELAPDNSPENSPENSLNKPENSLNNIHSFDMRHILGKDHPPLFAYVPKTDLRFKLQGGGLNFVHGGASPQEIVIPVLTYTHRRNEKTLEKKGIKYGKVNISVINDRKKITSSKFKVKIFQTEKVTDKLKPRTFRASLWDIDGEQEKMVSDEKTVIVNSEADEPEERQYTVILTLGNGLENKTYYLRLIDEDTNEIKDISRIPFELDLLIGDFDDF